One stretch of Verrucomicrobiia bacterium DNA includes these proteins:
- a CDS encoding HEAT repeat domain-containing protein has translation MKLPAKFKWVLVSVMFTGLTIFAGIKIHAWLNPPPMYEGQPVPQWVRELGDANYQVAHRAQTTVPGIGTPATPYLIDLLENPESKLDTMRNSMARKFPWLKLKPYDFARARSTAIQLLGQMAPGDTNAVPALVKALDDKDETLAVAARESLSQAGEAAVLPLAKALKHESASVRFLAVSALADLGPNTSAAVPALLETLHDEVPQLRSAAIVALGRSGAEVSTLLPAFVKATNDKVVTVKLDAINAIAAFQSEAAPAVPALIKLLKDEEQWVRSSAAFALGQIGSAVNETTSALHEALNDSSAHVRVTTGNALWKITGKSDGLVPVFLEALKESDLRLRNYATQGLLQLGPPAYPHVPLIFSVLKDEFEPGRYHSALRLLGDADETLLPYLQPCLKDSDARIRGGAVFVLERLAARLPAALELLKEATKDIDASVREAAERALRNLKNNGG, from the coding sequence ATGAAACTTCCGGCGAAGTTCAAATGGGTGCTGGTGAGCGTGATGTTCACCGGCCTGACCATCTTTGCCGGAATCAAAATCCACGCGTGGCTGAATCCGCCACCGATGTATGAAGGGCAACCGGTGCCGCAATGGGTGCGTGAATTGGGCGATGCGAATTATCAGGTGGCGCATCGGGCACAAACGACGGTGCCGGGCATTGGCACGCCTGCGACGCCCTATCTTATCGATCTGCTGGAGAATCCGGAGAGTAAGCTCGATACGATGCGCAATAGCATGGCTCGCAAGTTTCCTTGGCTGAAATTAAAGCCGTATGATTTTGCGCGGGCGCGTTCCACCGCTATTCAGCTACTCGGGCAAATGGCTCCGGGCGATACGAACGCCGTTCCGGCCTTGGTGAAGGCTCTTGACGACAAGGATGAAACCTTGGCCGTTGCTGCCCGAGAATCGCTCTCACAAGCGGGTGAAGCGGCGGTGCTGCCGCTCGCGAAGGCGCTGAAACATGAGTCCGCGTCAGTGCGTTTTCTCGCAGTGTCGGCATTAGCGGATTTAGGACCGAATACTTCCGCGGCTGTCCCTGCTCTGCTGGAAACATTGCACGATGAAGTGCCTCAACTGCGCAGTGCTGCCATTGTGGCACTGGGCCGAAGTGGTGCGGAGGTGAGCACCTTGTTGCCCGCATTCGTGAAAGCCACGAATGACAAAGTCGTGACGGTGAAGCTGGATGCGATCAATGCCATCGCCGCGTTTCAAAGCGAAGCGGCTCCTGCGGTGCCTGCGTTGATCAAATTGCTCAAGGATGAGGAGCAATGGGTGCGTAGCAGTGCGGCGTTTGCTTTGGGACAAATAGGCTCGGCTGTCAATGAGACAACGTCTGCACTGCATGAAGCATTAAATGATTCTTCGGCTCACGTGCGTGTGACGACAGGAAATGCGCTCTGGAAAATCACCGGCAAGAGCGATGGTTTGGTGCCGGTGTTTTTGGAGGCGTTGAAGGAATCGGATTTGCGCCTGCGGAATTATGCTACTCAGGGTTTGCTGCAACTCGGTCCCCCAGCCTATCCGCATGTGCCATTAATATTCTCGGTGCTGAAGGATGAGTTCGAGCCGGGGCGTTATCATTCTGCTCTCCGTTTATTGGGCGATGCGGATGAGACGTTATTGCCTTATTTGCAACCCTGTTTAAAGGACTCGGACGCGCGTATCCGCGGAGGCGCAGTCTTTGTATTAGAGCGATTGGCAGCACGGCTACCGGCGGCGCTGGAATTACTGAAGGAAGCGACGAAAGACATTGATGCTAGCGTGCGGGAGGCGGCAGAGCGAGCTTTGCGAAATTTGAAAAATAACGGCGGTTAG
- a CDS encoding RNA polymerase sigma factor gives MAFEGEEAEWVRRSRAGDTEAFAALVGRYQQMIDALTWRMTGSLADAQDLAQETFIQAYHSLDQFEDRSKFSTWLYQIAVNKCLNWRKAMGRRSQAHEKWATEAEHEATRRSHSAGDGNSAQGDAVQKALLKLPAEQRAAIVLTVYEEMNHAEAARVLGCSETTVSWRIFMARRKLKQWLKDLMTEEEA, from the coding sequence ATGGCTTTTGAGGGCGAAGAGGCAGAATGGGTGAGGCGATCCCGGGCTGGGGATACTGAAGCCTTTGCGGCGCTGGTCGGACGTTATCAGCAGATGATCGACGCGCTTACATGGCGGATGACCGGTTCCTTGGCGGATGCCCAGGATCTCGCGCAGGAGACGTTCATCCAAGCGTATCACAGTCTGGACCAGTTCGAGGACCGCAGCAAATTCTCCACCTGGCTCTACCAGATCGCGGTGAACAAATGCCTGAACTGGCGGAAGGCGATGGGACGCCGCAGCCAAGCCCATGAAAAATGGGCCACGGAAGCCGAACATGAAGCCACTAGGCGGTCGCATTCGGCTGGGGATGGGAATTCAGCACAAGGGGACGCCGTTCAAAAAGCTTTGCTGAAACTGCCTGCGGAGCAGCGTGCAGCGATCGTGCTGACGGTATATGAAGAGATGAACCATGCGGAGGCGGCGCGGGTGCTGGGCTGTTCGGAAACGACGGTTTCCTGGCGCATCTTCATGGCCCGGCGCAAGTTAAAACAATGGTTGAAAGATTTGATGACGGAGGAGGAAGCATGA
- a CDS encoding Xaa-Pro aminopeptidase, protein MRHTPIDPALFVENRERLKKLLLPNSLAVVNANDVLPTNADGSLPLVANADLFYLTGIEQEESLLLLAPNSFDPKLREVLFLREPNEHLKIWEGYKHSKEDAQKISGIKTVKWLSELRSVLHMLMCEVEHVYLNTNEHKRAVVEVETRDSRFIKDLMARYPLHDYQRLARVMHPLRVVKSVHEVELIKQASAITEKGFRRILDFVKPGVMEYEIEAEFIHEFTWNRATFAYGPIIASGANACVLHYHQNDQVCRKGDLLLLDVAAAYANYNSDLTRTIPVSGKFTRRQKQVYNAVLRVMRASIKGAVAGKLARDWQRESWDMMNEELLKLGLLKASDIKKQDPENPACRKYFMHGLGHPMGLDVHDVGFTTEPMAAGWVMTVEPGIYIPEEGIGIRLENDILITENGQVDLMAAIPVEADEIEDLMS, encoded by the coding sequence ATGCGTCATACACCAATAGATCCGGCGTTGTTCGTCGAGAATCGTGAGCGGTTGAAAAAGCTTCTGCTGCCAAATTCCCTGGCCGTGGTGAATGCGAATGACGTGCTGCCCACAAACGCCGATGGCTCATTGCCATTGGTGGCAAATGCCGACCTCTTTTATCTCACCGGCATCGAACAGGAAGAGTCGCTCTTGCTCCTCGCCCCCAATTCCTTCGATCCCAAGTTGCGTGAAGTGCTGTTCCTGCGTGAACCGAATGAGCACCTGAAGATCTGGGAAGGCTACAAGCACTCGAAGGAGGACGCGCAAAAGATCTCCGGCATCAAAACGGTGAAGTGGCTCTCCGAACTCCGCTCCGTGCTGCACATGCTCATGTGCGAGGTGGAACACGTTTACCTGAACACCAATGAGCACAAGCGCGCCGTGGTGGAAGTGGAAACGCGTGACAGCCGTTTTATCAAAGACCTAATGGCGCGCTATCCATTGCACGATTACCAACGTCTCGCCCGTGTGATGCATCCGTTGCGCGTTGTGAAGTCTGTGCATGAAGTCGAGCTCATCAAGCAAGCCAGCGCCATCACAGAAAAAGGTTTCCGTCGCATCCTGGATTTCGTGAAGCCGGGCGTGATGGAGTATGAGATCGAGGCGGAATTCATCCATGAGTTCACGTGGAATCGCGCCACTTTCGCCTACGGCCCGATCATCGCTTCCGGTGCGAATGCCTGTGTGCTGCATTATCACCAGAACGATCAAGTGTGCCGGAAGGGCGACCTGCTGTTGCTCGATGTCGCGGCGGCGTATGCGAATTACAACTCTGACCTGACACGCACAATTCCTGTCAGTGGCAAGTTCACGCGCCGTCAGAAGCAAGTTTACAACGCCGTCCTCCGCGTGATGCGCGCGAGTATCAAAGGCGCTGTGGCGGGCAAGCTCGCCCGAGATTGGCAGCGCGAATCTTGGGACATGATGAACGAGGAATTGCTGAAGCTCGGTCTACTGAAAGCCTCAGACATCAAGAAACAAGACCCCGAGAACCCCGCCTGTCGCAAGTATTTCATGCACGGCCTCGGCCATCCAATGGGGTTGGACGTGCATGATGTGGGCTTCACCACTGAGCCGATGGCGGCAGGATGGGTGATGACCGTGGAGCCGGGCATCTACATTCCCGAAGAAGGCATCGGCATCCGCTTGGAGAACGACATCCTCATCACGGAGAATGGGCAGGTGGATTTGATGGCGGCCATACCGGTGGAAGCCGATGAGATCGAGGATCTGATGAGTTAG
- a CDS encoding DUF423 domain-containing protein: protein MTSTLALRITGISGFIAVCLGAFGAHGLKNLLEQNGRLPNWETAVLYHLVHTVVMLFVCLRSPFFPKQWWAFFIGNLIFSGSLYILSVTNITKLGMITPFGGLAFLAGWLMLAFQRTPAPHQAQ from the coding sequence ATGACTTCCACGCTCGCCCTGCGCATCACCGGCATCAGCGGTTTCATCGCTGTGTGCCTCGGCGCGTTCGGCGCGCATGGCCTGAAAAACCTGTTGGAGCAAAACGGCCGTCTGCCCAATTGGGAAACCGCCGTGCTCTACCACTTGGTGCACACGGTCGTCATGCTCTTCGTCTGCCTGCGCTCACCATTCTTCCCGAAACAATGGTGGGCGTTTTTCATCGGCAACCTCATCTTCTCCGGCAGCCTCTACATATTAAGCGTCACCAACATCACCAAGCTCGGCATGATCACGCCTTTCGGCGGACTCGCCTTCCTGGCGGGCTGGCTCATGCTCGCCTTTCAAAGAACACCTGCGCCCCACCAAGCGCAGTGA
- a CDS encoding CsgG/HfaB family protein → MKTIISLFIAVSLLFTAAGVRAAEPLSVAVFDFEAKEDLGKDLGGKVATLVSAYLSADPNVITVERAELQKVLGEQELGLSGNVSSATAAKVGQLTGAKVLVTGRIFTLGNEVMMVSKIISSETSQVHGDITKGASVNAIDTMAQEAARKIGLVVSQKADTLVAKPVTHQDRVAALKEALKGKRLPLISVKIAEQHYGGQIIDPAAETEFGLLLRESGFSIADSTSTAKVEVELTGEAFSEFGMRKGNLYSCKARVEIKVVEKGTGKILWTDRQTSVGVDIAERTAAKTALQNAAAQLAERVLPKLGK, encoded by the coding sequence ATGAAAACCATCATTTCATTATTCATCGCCGTATCCTTGCTGTTCACAGCTGCCGGTGTGCGCGCAGCGGAGCCGCTCTCGGTGGCGGTGTTCGACTTCGAGGCAAAGGAAGACTTGGGCAAGGATCTGGGCGGCAAGGTGGCCACGCTTGTCAGCGCTTACCTCTCCGCAGACCCCAATGTCATCACCGTGGAACGTGCCGAATTGCAAAAGGTGTTGGGGGAACAGGAACTCGGCCTTTCTGGTAATGTTTCCTCCGCTACAGCGGCCAAGGTCGGCCAGTTGACCGGAGCCAAGGTTTTGGTCACCGGTCGCATCTTCACACTGGGGAATGAAGTGATGATGGTCTCCAAGATCATCAGTTCGGAAACCAGCCAGGTGCATGGTGACATCACCAAAGGCGCTTCGGTCAACGCCATCGACACCATGGCGCAAGAAGCGGCCAGGAAGATCGGTCTGGTCGTCAGCCAGAAGGCCGACACCTTGGTCGCCAAACCTGTCACGCACCAAGACCGCGTGGCGGCGCTCAAGGAAGCGCTCAAAGGCAAGAGGCTCCCGCTCATATCGGTGAAGATCGCCGAGCAGCATTACGGCGGACAGATCATCGATCCTGCTGCTGAAACAGAATTCGGTTTGCTGCTGCGTGAGAGCGGCTTCTCGATTGCGGATTCTACCAGCACGGCCAAGGTGGAGGTGGAACTGACCGGCGAGGCATTCAGCGAATTCGGCATGCGCAAAGGCAACCTGTATTCCTGCAAGGCCCGCGTAGAGATCAAGGTCGTGGAAAAAGGCACCGGCAAGATTTTGTGGACTGACCGCCAGACGAGTGTGGGCGTGGACATCGCCGAACGCACCGCCGCCAAAACGGCGCTCCAGAATGCCGCGGCACAACTGGCTGAACGCGTTCTGCCGAAGCTGGGCAAGTGA
- a CDS encoding NADH:flavin oxidoreductase, whose translation MAEPFKITRVASLKTVEEFRKFNETLGINIPCEDKIAAGDSPLAQPITHVTVNGKKIGNRYAIHPMEGWDGTTTGGVTEEMRRRWQRFGESGSKLICGAEAMAVRADGRANPNQIIIVEENKAGLAELMGILKKAHLEKYGTTDDLVIGFQLTHSGRFCRPVDKKRWESRIAFRHPILDKKFNVTSDDQVFTDADIEELIQCYIRAAKIAWDVGADFVDIKHCHGYLLHEFLGAHTRPGKYGGSFENRTRVLREIIEGIRASGNKIEFAVRLSTFDKVPYRPDPTLSQPGKLGPGIPEEHAHCLPYVYGFGVNQQDPTQIDIAETFKFLELCAELGVKIINTTAGSPYYTPNLQRPAAFPPSDGYQPAYDPLIDVERQIQVVKQLRAKAPKDMIIIGSGYSYLQEYLPHVAQYVVRNGWADMVGIGRVVLSYPTMIADAVQKGEMTTKLICRTFSDCTTAPRNGLISGCYPLDKYYTQKPEFAKLKEIKKNVGA comes from the coding sequence ATGGCTGAACCATTCAAAATCACGCGCGTTGCCTCGCTCAAGACGGTTGAGGAGTTCCGCAAGTTCAACGAGACGTTGGGCATCAATATCCCTTGCGAGGATAAGATCGCGGCGGGGGATTCACCGCTCGCGCAGCCGATCACGCATGTGACGGTGAACGGGAAGAAGATTGGCAATCGTTATGCGATCCATCCTATGGAAGGGTGGGATGGGACGACAACGGGCGGGGTGACGGAGGAGATGCGGCGGCGCTGGCAGCGCTTCGGTGAGAGCGGCTCCAAGCTGATCTGCGGCGCGGAGGCGATGGCGGTGCGCGCGGATGGGCGCGCGAATCCGAACCAGATCATCATCGTGGAGGAGAACAAGGCGGGTCTCGCGGAGCTGATGGGCATTCTGAAGAAGGCGCATCTGGAGAAGTATGGCACGACGGATGACCTGGTGATCGGGTTTCAGCTCACGCACTCGGGGCGGTTCTGCCGTCCGGTGGACAAGAAGCGCTGGGAATCACGCATCGCGTTCCGGCATCCGATTCTCGACAAGAAGTTCAATGTGACGAGCGATGACCAAGTGTTCACGGATGCGGACATCGAAGAACTGATCCAGTGCTACATCCGCGCAGCGAAGATCGCGTGGGATGTGGGAGCGGACTTCGTGGACATCAAGCATTGCCACGGTTATCTGCTGCACGAATTTCTCGGGGCGCATACGCGTCCGGGCAAGTACGGCGGGAGCTTTGAGAACCGCACGCGGGTGTTGCGCGAAATTATTGAGGGCATTCGCGCGAGCGGGAACAAGATCGAGTTCGCGGTGCGCTTGAGCACGTTTGACAAGGTGCCCTATCGGCCTGATCCGACGCTCTCGCAACCGGGCAAGCTGGGGCCGGGCATTCCGGAAGAGCACGCGCATTGTCTGCCGTATGTGTATGGCTTCGGCGTGAATCAGCAGGACCCGACGCAGATCGACATCGCGGAGACGTTCAAGTTCCTCGAACTGTGCGCGGAGCTGGGCGTGAAAATCATCAATACCACCGCGGGTTCGCCGTATTACACGCCGAACTTGCAACGGCCAGCGGCGTTTCCGCCGAGCGATGGTTATCAGCCGGCGTATGATCCGTTGATCGACGTGGAGCGGCAGATCCAGGTGGTGAAGCAATTGCGTGCGAAAGCGCCGAAGGACATGATCATCATCGGCTCCGGCTACAGCTACTTGCAAGAGTATCTGCCGCATGTGGCGCAGTATGTGGTACGGAACGGTTGGGCGGATATGGTGGGCATCGGTCGCGTGGTGCTGAGCTATCCGACGATGATCGCGGACGCAGTGCAGAAGGGCGAGATGACGACGAAGCTGATCTGCCGCACGTTCAGCGATTGCACAACGGCGCCGCGCAATGGGTTGATCAGCGGGTGCTATCCGCTGGATAAATATTACACGCAGAAACCGGAGTTCGCGAAGCTGAAGGAGATCAAGAAAAACGTCGGGGCGTGA
- a CDS encoding aldo/keto reductase, whose translation MDLTRTAYGTWNGGRFMHFGEPVTDDRFIALIRLAYDSGIRTFVTADVYGTGAADEMLGKALAGIPRDSYCLVGTIGHDFYEGKREGSKGFPRFTHASLRGPEKYADYVKFATEKALSRCQASKFDLLFLHNPDSIGYTSEAVWKAMEQVKDAGLTNRLGVAPGPANGFSLDIINCFEKFDGLIDWAMIILNPLEPWPGRYVLPAAEKHNVKILTRVVDYGGIFHDDVKPGHKFAEWDHRTYRPVGWVEAGVSKVDQMRSIAEKHGLTLLQLASAWNLTHPSVKSVIPTLVQEIDPKSKPIEAKVKELAAMPDVKLTAEEMATIDRIGDNTNCMALKGGNPDHQGDNLPDRWSITPELIEVGKRWNIQPERDLICKHH comes from the coding sequence ATGGACCTGACCCGCACAGCTTACGGCACTTGGAATGGTGGCCGCTTCATGCACTTCGGTGAACCGGTGACCGACGACCGCTTCATCGCCCTCATCCGGCTCGCCTACGATTCCGGTATCCGCACGTTCGTCACCGCCGACGTTTACGGCACTGGCGCGGCTGACGAAATGCTCGGCAAGGCGCTCGCAGGCATCCCTCGCGACAGCTATTGCCTCGTGGGCACCATCGGCCATGACTTCTACGAAGGTAAGCGTGAAGGCTCGAAAGGTTTCCCGCGCTTTACCCACGCGTCCCTACGCGGTCCGGAGAAATATGCGGACTACGTGAAGTTCGCCACGGAGAAGGCGCTCTCCCGCTGCCAGGCGTCGAAGTTCGACCTGTTGTTCCTCCACAATCCCGACTCCATCGGCTACACCAGCGAAGCCGTGTGGAAGGCGATGGAACAAGTTAAGGATGCCGGGCTTACGAACCGTCTCGGTGTGGCCCCCGGGCCCGCGAACGGCTTCAGCCTCGATATCATCAACTGTTTCGAGAAGTTCGATGGCCTCATCGATTGGGCCATGATCATCCTCAATCCGCTCGAGCCATGGCCGGGCCGCTATGTGCTGCCTGCCGCTGAGAAACACAACGTGAAGATTCTCACGCGCGTGGTGGATTACGGTGGCATTTTTCATGACGACGTAAAGCCCGGTCACAAGTTCGCCGAGTGGGATCATCGCACGTATCGCCCCGTCGGTTGGGTGGAAGCGGGCGTGTCCAAGGTGGACCAGATGCGCAGCATCGCGGAGAAGCACGGCCTCACTTTGCTGCAACTCGCCTCCGCGTGGAACCTCACCCATCCGAGCGTCAAGAGCGTCATCCCTACCCTCGTTCAAGAAATAGATCCCAAGTCCAAACCGATTGAAGCGAAGGTGAAAGAACTCGCCGCCATGCCCGATGTGAAACTCACCGCTGAAGAGATGGCGACCATCGATCGCATCGGTGACAATACGAACTGCATGGCGCTCAAGGGCGGCAATCCCGATCACCAAGGCGACAACCTCCCCGATCGCTGGTCCATCACGCCGGAGCTGATCGAGGTCGGCAAGCGCTGGAATATCCAGCCCGAGCGCGACCTCATCTGCAAGCACCACTAA